Within Vicia villosa cultivar HV-30 ecotype Madison, WI linkage group LG1, Vvil1.0, whole genome shotgun sequence, the genomic segment CAATTATAATTTTTACGAATTCTGCAAATCCTCTACATTATTTTTGTTAAATCTCAATTGGTATGTAATTTTTGTTTGGGATCGTTTTTGGATCTCCCTTTTCTTTTGTAGTTGCGattgagtacccctagtactccttTAATTTAATccttaattaaaacttttttttatcaactacccactaattttttaaacaaatgagcTTAGATAACATGACATGATTGGAATCTAATAAGTTTTTTAAGTGTACAAAAATGGAGAGTCTTGTGCTCTCTTTGGTAAAACTAGCCGGTAGCTGATAGCTGGTCACCGATAGCTGATAAGTTAACATGAATGTTTGATAAATTAGCTGcttcattaattaataaatacaaaataacataaaagatcattttaattaataagagtaataatattttgttataataataagggtataaatgaaaaaaaaaaaaaaacacaagttaaaagctacaagctcaaaagctacttcaaatagcttttaaaaaaaaaaagttaaaagctagtaaaaaaactacaagttaaaaactaaaataacatTACCAAATAGAACTTTTTCATTAACGTGAACTGAAAAgcgaaaaattaaaaactaaaaattctttttttttttaatcttaccAAACAAACCTTTAAATTGAAATTCAAACTCTTAGATATCAATGTCCTTGGAACTATTAATTCAGTTGtagaacaaacaaacaaacatcaaTTTTAAATGAACAACTACAAGATGCTCTAGATAGCAACTCATTCCATTATTTAGgttgaaattttcaaatttagaAGAGAACTCACCCCAACCAACATGTTGAACCAGCTTTTCTACATACTTTGTCAAAAGCAACTTCAACATATCAAATTAATATTATTACATAATCTTATCCCAAGCCTTTAGGAACCAATCAATTTTTTCCACATACAACAAGTTGTTACATGCAAAACAAATCATTCATAATTCAAAGAAAAACTAAACCAAATACAAGCAACTATTGCACTAATAAGCCTAATCAATTCAAGTCCAAAAGGTCTAATAATAGGACAAAAGTGTGATtacttaattaaaaaaagtacatatatattaattaaactcacatgaatcaaagaaaaaaaaaactatgtaatTTTATCATGTACTTTTACATATGCATATATCTTCTAAActcttaaagaaaaataaaacatgaATAGGTACTCTTACCCAAAAACCAATAGCATGATCACCAAAACAATTCTAGAAATTAAAGCATTCTCCTTCTTGATTTACCAtgagaattattgatggaaaaaaGTTTCTTCAAAACCTTCAACATCTCCAACATACTAGGCTTATTCTTGGTATGATGAATAAGAGAATTCTTTGTTGTATTACCAATTGTTAAGGATCTATACTCAACACCCTCTTCATTGAAAACCTCCCATAATAAATCCATTGGAACAACCTCTTCATCTTCTAACTCTCTTGTTGATTTCTTTCCTTTTTGTGTTGATGAAAAGCTCTTCCTTTGACCCTTTGAGTCCAAATTTTCTTCATAGAAATTATCCTTTTTAGAAgaggatgatgttgatgatgaattCCAAAGAGGAGGTGAATCAATGATATATGGAAAAGTGTCATTTATTCTTGGGAAGGTAAAGTCTTCTGTTCCCATTTGTTTTTGTGGATATTTAAAATCAAACACTTTGTCAAATATTAATGTGATTGGAACATGATgtgtgagttttttttttgtgtgtgttagGTTTGAAGGTTTCAATTGGAACAGTTTAGTTCAACTGCTGCATTAGGCTAACATAACATGCACTTTTCGGTTCACAAGTTATGtatgatgtttttgttgtttttatgaaaatgaaaaatatatgtaatttaaaaataaaaaaaatacatgtaactttaaaataaaaagtgcaTGGCTAAGAATTTGATTTTAACTATGTAACTGAGATGTAAAATGAAACTCATATGTTGTTGATTAAAGTGTGACGAAAGATAACTCCAGGTGTTTATTATGTGACGTAATGATAGTAACATATAGCTAACTGTTGCTAATTGTGCCGGGTTCATAGGGTAATTgatttataacttattttccaAATAGTGGTATTGACCAATTGAGTAATATAGGGGGTGTTGAATTAGGTTTATGTAAAGTCGAAATATTAATGACCATtggatcaaaatcaaattcatttaaaatttcaatgatatattttaaatgaaatatttttttaattataatattaaaatttatatttttaagatCGTCGGTTTACGATCAGACGGACAACGTTCGTTCTTCTGAATTTGTGTTTTCAAAAGAGTTTTATTTGATCTATATTGTTTTGTGTTAGATCTATTGTGTTACACATGGTCCTTTTGTGAGACAATTCAATTAGTGGTCACCCAAAAAAAGAATATGTAGTTTTAGGGACCAAAATGGTGTAAGTGAGGGAGTTAATGTAGGGACAAACTTGACTAAGTGTGATGTAATTAAATTGATGAGTTTATTAAAGGGGTTTTTTTTGGCTTCATTTCTACGCATTCAACATTTATGGACAATGCAGCAAATCAGACTTTAACTATGTTCAACCAAATTGGAACAT encodes:
- the LOC131613419 gene encoding uncharacterized protein LOC131613419; the encoded protein is MGTEDFTFPRINDTFPYIIDSPPLWNSSSTSSSSKKDNFYEENLDSKGQRKSFSSTQKGKKSTRELEDEEVVPMDLLWEVFNEEGVEYRSLTIGNTTKNSLIHHTKNKPSMLEMLKVLKKLFSINNSHGKSRRRML